From one Fusobacterium mortiferum ATCC 9817 genomic stretch:
- a CDS encoding MBL fold metallo-hydrolase has product MKISILGSGSGGNATYIESENGKILIDAGFSCKKIEERLSIIQRDISDINGILITHEHIDHIQGAGIISRKYNVPIYITPESFKAGESKLGKIAAENLRFIDNEKFIINDSLLVKPFDVMHDACRTVGYRIESQNGKVAAISTDIGYVNNIVRENFKEVDIMVIESNYDYNMLMNCNYPWDLKARVKSRNGHLSNNEAAKFIKEMYNEKLKKVYLAHISKDSNNPDIVRDTIAQELRESRIRLEYELAKQDRATELFEL; this is encoded by the coding sequence ATGAAAATTTCAATACTTGGAAGTGGAAGTGGAGGAAATGCCACATACATAGAGAGTGAAAATGGAAAAATCTTAATAGATGCAGGATTTAGTTGTAAAAAGATAGAAGAAAGACTTTCTATTATTCAAAGGGATATCTCTGATATAAATGGAATACTAATAACCCATGAACATATAGACCATATACAAGGGGCAGGGATAATCTCAAGAAAATACAATGTTCCTATCTATATCACTCCAGAGAGCTTTAAAGCTGGAGAGAGTAAATTAGGAAAAATAGCAGCAGAAAATCTTAGATTTATAGATAATGAAAAGTTTATAATAAACGATAGTCTACTTGTAAAGCCTTTTGACGTGATGCATGATGCTTGTAGAACAGTAGGATATAGAATAGAGTCTCAAAATGGAAAGGTTGCAGCTATCTCTACTGATATAGGATATGTAAATAATATAGTGAGAGAAAATTTTAAAGAGGTAGATATTATGGTAATAGAGAGTAACTATGACTATAATATGCTTATGAATTGTAACTATCCTTGGGATTTAAAAGCTAGGGTTAAGAGTAGAAATGGGCATCTTTCAAATAATGAAGCAGCTAAATTTATAAAAGAGATGTATAATGAAAAACTAAAAAAAGTATATTTAGCTCATATAAGTAAGGATAGTAATAATCCAGATATAGTGAGGGATACAATAGCTCAAGAGTTGAGAGAGAGTAGAATCAGATTGGAATATGAGTTAGCAAAACAGGACAGAGCCACTGAATTATTTGAACTTTAG
- a CDS encoding uracil-DNA glycosylase has product MEEIDNFWEEIKFEVGSLGKTYGDISERKTLIGSGNREADILFIGDDPDLYQNEDLKVAPSSSGEFLIKLCDIEGITPDDYYITTLAKKDCKFSEFMEEEREQLKELLNLQIALVKPKIIVVLGSEVAETLLDRDVKLGEERGNILEWIGGIKLLITYDVNFVKKSRNEAGKKSRAALEFWNDLKILKQELNKIDG; this is encoded by the coding sequence ATGGAAGAGATAGATAATTTTTGGGAAGAGATAAAGTTTGAAGTAGGAAGTTTAGGAAAAACTTATGGAGATATATCAGAGAGAAAAACTCTCATAGGAAGTGGAAATAGAGAGGCAGATATTTTATTTATAGGAGATGATCCAGATCTATATCAAAATGAAGATTTAAAAGTAGCTCCTAGTTCAAGTGGGGAGTTTTTAATAAAGCTTTGTGATATAGAGGGAATTACACCAGATGATTATTATATTACAACATTGGCTAAGAAAGATTGTAAATTTTCAGAGTTTATGGAAGAAGAGAGAGAGCAACTAAAAGAGTTACTAAATCTACAAATTGCCTTGGTTAAGCCCAAAATAATTGTAGTTTTAGGTTCAGAGGTAGCTGAAACTTTATTAGATAGAGATGTGAAGTTAGGAGAAGAGAGAGGGAATATTTTAGAGTGGATAGGAGGAATAAAACTTCTTATCACTTATGATGTAAACTTTGTAAAAAAATCAAGAAATGAAGCAGGGAAAAAATCAAGAGCTGCTCTAGAATTTTGGAATGATTTGAAAATTTTAAAACAAGAGTTGAATAAAATAGATGGATAA
- a CDS encoding 5-formyltetrahydrofolate cyclo-ligase, translated as MDKKSLRLKIKKLRDSMGKDQRELESKILCKKILQLDEYKNARKILSFMNFGSEVEIERLNEKILEENKILYLPRVEKDGTLSIVEYGKGFSIGSYGIREPIGDNYLGNLDLIITPGLAFDLEGNRLGYGKGYYDKLFLNNFSTLKIAPIFDIQLVESIPYEEHDIKIDMIITKNEILRIKKY; from the coding sequence ATGGATAAAAAAAGTTTGAGATTAAAGATAAAAAAACTTAGAGATTCAATGGGAAAAGATCAAAGAGAGCTTGAGAGTAAAATTCTTTGTAAAAAAATTTTACAATTAGATGAATATAAAAATGCTAGAAAAATTTTATCTTTTATGAATTTTGGAAGTGAAGTGGAGATAGAGAGATTGAATGAAAAGATATTAGAAGAGAATAAGATTCTCTATCTTCCTAGAGTAGAAAAAGATGGTACTCTTTCAATAGTTGAATATGGAAAAGGATTTTCTATTGGGAGCTATGGAATAAGAGAGCCTATTGGGGATAATTATTTAGGAAATTTAGATTTAATAATCACTCCTGGACTTGCCTTTGATCTGGAAGGAAATAGATTGGGATATGGAAAAGGTTATTATGACAAACTTTTTCTTAATAATTTTTCTACTTTAAAAATAGCTCCTATCTTTGATATTCAATTAGTTGAGAGTATTCCATATGAAGAGCATGATATAAAAATAGATATGATAATTACAAAAAATGAGATTTTAAGAATTAAGAAGTATTGA
- the nox gene encoding H2O-forming NADH oxidase produces MSKIVVVGANHAGTAAINTMLNNYSNNEVVVFDRNSNISFLGCGMALWIGKQISGPEGLFYATKEGLEAKGAKIHMETEVTNIDFDKKVVYATGKNGEKYEESYDKLVLSTGSLPIDLNIPGKDLENVQFVKLYQHAEDVIKKLENKEFNNIVVVGAGYIGVELAEAFQRIGKNVELIDLADSCLSGYYDKEFRDLMNKNLADNGINLNYGEKVLEIKGNGKVEEVITDKKSYKADMVILAVGFVPNTKLGKDKLELFKNAYKVDLTQKTSLEDVYAIGDCATVYDNSIQDTNYIALATNAVRSGVVAAHNVCGTKLESIGVQGSNGISIYGLNMVSTGLTLEKAKKLGYNAVATCYEDLQKPGFIEHNNDKVLISIVYDMDTRRVLGAQLASRQDISMGIHMFSLAIQEGVTIDKLKLLDIFFLPHFNQPYNYITMAALSAK; encoded by the coding sequence GTGAGTAAAATAGTAGTAGTAGGAGCAAATCATGCTGGAACAGCAGCTATAAATACAATGTTAAATAATTATTCAAATAATGAGGTAGTAGTATTTGATAGAAATTCAAATATTAGTTTCTTAGGGTGTGGAATGGCACTTTGGATAGGAAAACAAATCTCTGGTCCAGAGGGATTATTCTATGCAACAAAAGAGGGATTAGAAGCTAAAGGAGCTAAAATCCATATGGAAACTGAGGTAACTAATATAGACTTTGATAAAAAAGTAGTGTATGCAACTGGAAAAAATGGAGAGAAGTATGAGGAATCATATGATAAATTAGTTCTTTCAACAGGTTCATTACCTATAGATTTAAATATTCCAGGAAAAGATTTAGAAAATGTACAATTTGTAAAGCTATATCAACATGCTGAAGATGTAATAAAAAAATTAGAGAACAAGGAGTTCAATAATATAGTAGTAGTAGGTGCTGGATATATCGGAGTAGAACTTGCTGAAGCTTTCCAAAGAATAGGAAAAAATGTAGAACTAATTGACTTAGCAGACAGTTGTTTATCAGGATATTATGATAAAGAGTTTAGAGATTTAATGAATAAAAATCTAGCTGATAATGGAATCAACTTAAATTATGGAGAGAAAGTTCTTGAAATAAAAGGAAATGGTAAAGTTGAAGAAGTAATTACAGATAAAAAATCATATAAAGCTGATATGGTAATATTAGCAGTTGGATTTGTACCAAATACTAAATTAGGAAAAGATAAGTTAGAGTTATTTAAAAATGCTTATAAAGTAGACTTAACACAAAAAACAAGTTTAGAAGATGTATATGCAATAGGAGATTGTGCTACTGTATATGATAACTCAATTCAAGATACTAACTATATAGCATTAGCTACTAATGCTGTACGTTCTGGAGTTGTAGCAGCTCATAATGTATGTGGAACAAAATTAGAAAGTATAGGAGTTCAAGGTTCTAATGGAATATCTATCTATGGATTAAATATGGTTTCAACAGGACTTACATTAGAAAAAGCTAAAAAATTAGGGTACAATGCTGTGGCAACTTGCTATGAAGACTTACAAAAACCTGGATTTATAGAACATAATAATGATAAAGTATTAATTAGCATAGTTTATGATATGGATACAAGAAGGGTTTTAGGAGCACAATTAGCTTCTAGGCAAGATATCTCTATGGGAATTCATATGTTCTCACTAGCTATTCAAGAGGGAGTAACTATTGATAAATTAAAACTATTAGATATCTTCTTCTTACCTCACTTCAATCAACCATATAACTATATAACAATGGCAGCTTTAAGTGCTAAATAG
- a CDS encoding YebC/PmpR family DNA-binding transcriptional regulator — protein sequence MAGHSKWANIQYRKGAQDKKRAKLFTKFGKELTIAAKEGGGDPNFNPRLRLAIEKAKAGNMPKDILERAIKKGTGELEGVDFIEMRYEGYGPVGTAFIVDVVTDNKNRSASELRMTFTRKGGNLGTDGAVAWMFKKQGVITVKSEGIDADEFMMAALEAGAEDVSEEDGVFEVITDYTEFQTVLENLKAAGYNYEEAEIAMNPENKVQITDLDTAKKVMALYEALDDLDDVQEVYANFDIADDILAQLD from the coding sequence GTGGCAGGACATAGTAAATGGGCAAATATCCAATACAGAAAGGGAGCTCAAGATAAGAAAAGAGCCAAATTATTTACAAAATTTGGAAAAGAGTTAACAATTGCAGCTAAGGAAGGTGGGGGAGACCCTAACTTCAACCCAAGATTAAGACTTGCAATTGAGAAGGCAAAAGCTGGAAACATGCCTAAAGATATATTAGAAAGAGCAATTAAAAAAGGTACAGGGGAATTAGAAGGTGTAGACTTCATAGAGATGAGATATGAAGGATATGGACCAGTAGGAACAGCTTTTATAGTTGATGTTGTTACTGATAATAAAAATAGATCAGCTTCTGAATTAAGAATGACTTTCACAAGAAAAGGTGGAAACTTAGGAACTGATGGTGCTGTTGCTTGGATGTTTAAAAAGCAAGGAGTTATAACAGTAAAATCTGAAGGAATCGATGCTGACGAGTTTATGATGGCAGCATTAGAAGCTGGAGCAGAAGATGTTTCTGAAGAGGATGGAGTATTTGAAGTAATTACTGATTATACAGAGTTCCAAACTGTATTAGAAAATTTAAAAGCAGCTGGATATAATTATGAAGAAGCTGAAATAGCTATGAATCCAGAAAATAAAGTTCAAATTACAGATTTAGATACAGCTAAGAAAGTTATGGCACTTTATGAAGCTTTAGATGATTTAGATGACGTTCAAGAAGTTTATGCTAACTTTGATATAGCTGATGATATTTTAGCTCAATTAGACTAA